gagggaTGGTAGTACTAATCgaaaaagaaaaataagtccagtaaactTGGGTTCGGAAATGCATTCTTTCTGTGATGAACACGTGCTTACAGGAGGTGTTAACCGTGGCATCCATTCACTACAATGCTCCCCTCTGTTCTCCGGCACCCTTTGAATTATACCCGGATGTCGTTGTACCCGATGGCGCACAATGAAGACGCGACCCTCTAGTGTCCACACATCGTTGATTGGAGTGACCTAGTCCAGTTCCTTCAACTGTCCACTTAATCAAatgtctaggggattgatgtctggggaactagcaggccaaggtgtgGGGCCCTCCCCGACCGCTCTAACGGTCCTGAAATGTTTGCCTTCGATGTTCCCGCACACTGTCACCAAAGTGTGGTGGTGCGGCATCTTGGATGTATTCGTGGTTGCAGAGGCAGAGCCTCCAGAAAGATAGACAATACAATAATGAGAAAGTTCAGATAAACTGCTCCAGTTAACCTTTATGGTTAAACGTATAGGTCATATTAACCTATTGCCAAGTACGTTTGCCCATACGTTGGCTGATAATCTTTGTTGATGGCTCTTTCCTGAaatgcttggggatttacatctgtcCATAGAtgctggttgtggaaatttacaataCCGTCCTGTGAACCGGTAAATGAAATCTtgaatgtgaacagtggatctgcggcaAAGTACTGCAACACCCACAGcagtctgccatgatgatcctgaaCGCGGTGTAGATGATATGGGTACATAAATTTTTCGTAAGACACCCTCACccatatggccgagtggttctaggcgcttcagtccggaaccgcgtgactgctacggtcgaaggttcgaatcctgcctcggacatggatgtgtgtgatgtccatgtttaagtagttctaagtctaggggactgataaatcaGATgctacgtcccgtagtgctcagagccatttcaaccatttaacccccccccccccccctgtctcccACCTCTTCACACACCAGAGATTGAAGACGCGTCTTCTGCTTCTGCTAATCGTCACAAACTATTCCCAGATCATTCTTCCAACGTAACACAAGCTTCTCCTAGCACACGCTCCATCAAGTGAGGCGTGCGGACTGTGTGGGGCCTTCCATTGTCATTCTTCCAAGGCGCTAGGGTACCTGTGTCCCACAGACACTCTGAAAGTCGGCCGAACAATCAGAGGGCACTCCGCGTCGTGGATATTTTTCTGTCACGGGCTCACAGGTTGCGTCCGTTTGCTAAAACCATAGCGGAGTATCAGGTCCGCCATTTCACTTgcgagtagtaggcttccattgctaacaagtggtgggaGAGAGAAAATGCAAATGTACTAGACGATATGTGCAGtcagcgcaataacagtaaacagattAGTAAATCCGCGTTTGGGAGAAGGTAAAACGCCATGGTACGTACCCAGacttgacagtactgtacaataagacACAGAAACACTACGAAAACTAACTGAAATCAACTCTCTAATTATTTtgaattaaacactgacctacaggatTTTCCCCGAGAAAGACAActcaacctattcatttattacccacaatatacaatccagcgtaatctgactgctatacattgacaacatggcatccaataattaacacaaaacaaaGCCCTTAATTGCAAGGAATCCAAACAAtagcaaaaatgcaataaatatgaaattaaagaaacatgGAACTACCTTCAACttcgttaattgcctaaactcatttgaaTCACGAATTCCGACAATGCAAACCTCATTCTTttccataagtcacttacctcacagaatatCATAACACGAACTAGAGCAaatacagcaagtagcaactatagccagctaaataaaaagattctaactactatagactctgacTACTAGGAAGCATATGGTTAGcataaagaaagattttgttgaagagccaacaatgtatttagaaaattttacgttattcatgtgatatccagttccaaaaattatataatttttgataATTCCAttacccaaacattatcaacaagGTACATCTTCATATATTTCCTTGCAAATTTTCTTAAAAACACATCATTTAATCTCACTTTACAGTGCATGtcgtaccaacacagagtctccactaagtaGATCTTTTCCATACACTTCCGTATCCACTCCCTAACTGCTAGTCACCCCAAACACAGAATCTCTTGCGGAGGGTGAAGaccgctgtcagcgatattaacaccgtctatagtgctgccaacataaaaaaaaggttcaaaagactctgagcactatgggacttaacatctgaggtcatcagtcctctagaacttagaactacttaaacctaactaacctaatggcatcacacacatccatgcgtgagacagaattcgaacctgcgacggaagcggtcgcactgttccagactgaactgcctagaaccactcgcccacaacggccggtgcTGCCATCATACAAACAGGATACTTACATAACACAGCCTACAACACGACTCAAACCACACAACTCCCTACGGCCCACgtaatggtaggtagagtactgtgagtaagactCAATGATACCCTGCCGACCCATTTAACGGAGAGCCAATGCAACGACTTGGTTACTATCCGCAAACCCGCAACCAAGCGCCGCGCAGTCCTCCCTATAAAGGTGTTTACcttggaaagtatacgtttccggatCCATATATATTTGACAAATGTTTCTTGTTTCGGTGAgtactatcactcctgaaagtacTCGACatttttttagaaatttgtggtaagtactacgacagcaaactgctgaggtcttcgttcCCTAGACTTATGGACTACTTAATCGAGCTTACACTAACTTGcgcgaaggacagcacacacacccatgcccgagggaggactcgaacctccgacggggggtggagggtgggggggggggggtgtggactgGTATGAACTGTCTGTgagaaggcgccttagaccgcactgCGACACTCTTTTTGGAATACCCTGTGAGCTTCTTTAGCAGATCTTTTGCACCATCCAAATGTTCTGGCAAAAAAACGCAGGCTTTGGCTCGCTTTTCCCAGATTTTGTATGTAATGGCTCAATTTTTAATTAGTTCACAATACTAAATGACAGCTATTTGAATTTTTGCATGTGCATCCTTCTGGTTGAAGGTTTGTGGGATTTTGGCCGTTCACcggtgtaataaaatgaaacacctgcagctgtcctttcagtgttatttattatatagcaaTCAGTTTCGATGACTCAGTTCATTATCTTGAGGACTTAACTGAACACGACTCCATCAACGGACATTATTTATGATCTGGCTTTCGTAGAATACTGTGACAGAGATATTGTGTCTGCAACCATGAACTACCAACTCAACTGCAGACACAACATTGTTGTTACAGCGTTCTACGGAAGCCAGATCATAAATATTGGCCGTTGATTGGATCGTGCATACTACTGGAGTTCACCCCCCTCAGTGTCAGCTAAGAGCAGAGGAACTGGTTGCTATATAATAAATAGCATGCAAAGGACGGCTGGAGGTGTTTCATTTTACTCCTTTTACGTTTGTGTCTTTTAACCTACTGCGTTAAGAAAGAAAAATGTCTGATTCTCCACAGTTTGCGCAGCGTTATGCCGGCGCTGCTGATGTCTGAACGCAAAACGAAACCGGCGAGCGGTGTCTCGGTGGGCGACGTCCTGCGTCACAACGTGACGCTGCTGATGGTGACGGGCGCCTGGCCGCCAGAGGGCGGTCGCTGGTGGCACTTGCTGTACCCCGCCTACACGGCCACCATATACTTCAGCATGCTCGCCACCATCGCCATGGGGTTCCTCTTCGCGTACCAGTCGTGGGGCGACTGGGACAGCATCATGCTCACGTTCGTCAACACGTTCACTCTGATCGGCGGCGCCGTCAAACTGGCGCACTTCTCCAGCCACGTCGGCGCCTACCGCCGACTCGTCGCCGCACTTCGTGACGTTATCAGCGTGCAGTGGGCGCACTGCGAGCGCCACGACGCCTTGATGGCCATCTTCACCGGCTCGCACCGCAAGGCCCTGTGGCTGACGTGGGCTCCAATGGTGTACCTCAACATCCTGGGGCCTCTCTGGTTCATGATGCCCGTCGTGGCCTGGGCATCGGGCGTTCCTGGCCGGCAGTTCCCCTTCGCCAACGTGCGGGGAGTCGTCAAGACGTATTTCCCGCTGTACATCATCGTCTACTTCATACAGTGCCACTCAGTTTTCTACTGGAACTTTTTAAGCTTCGGTCTGGATATATTCTTCGTCACGTGCATGATATATATAGCTGCACAGCTGCGTATAATCGGAGAGCGACTTTCGACTGTCGGAAGAGGATCAAAAGTCGAGGAAAGTAGAGCTGTGTATAACGAAAAGGCGCGACTGCAAAAATTTGGAACCAAATCGTACAACGCATCAGAGTCTGGCGGAAGGTCCGAAGATATGCACACGGAATTGGTGGACTGTGTCAAGGCTCATCACCACACTCTGAGGCGAGTCACTTATAATTTACATTTTCCTACCAAATATTCTACTAGAAATCTAACAATGCCAAATTCAGTATTTTAATTCTTGATGTAAAACATTTGTTATAGTTAGTCACCATTTTTATTCATGTTACAAAATCCAATTTGGGAAGAATATTAGAAttagagagtgctaatatagtgatagGATATTTTAATACACAGTTAGGCAAATaccagaaagggatttgagcaagtgttgggatgttttggatatggaggcagaaatgaagaagaggGAAGACTCCTTGGTTTGTGGCAGAGAAATGGAATGTAAATAACAAACAGTtgctttatgaagagagaaagtcatgttatcacctgATACAGTTGGGAGAACCaaaagtgtaattgattatattctagtagatatggaatggggagagaaagtaagaaATGTGAAGGTAATTAATTACAAGTCTGAGTGCGGATGGAGACTAGAGATTACTGCTGGCACAGTGGAAAATGAATCAgtttgtgaaaaatagaaaacagaaaaaagtgatgaggatacaggattggaaactgaaggagggtgaaagtgctgagaagtatagagaattattcacataaaaatttccaaaagaagttttctgcgatgtagaaaaagaatggagttcaTTCAAAggcactttagtcgaagcagcacagaAAGTATGTGATAGAACATCTGAAAAGGAAAAAGTAAGGCATACAAGTTGGTTGGATGATACCACAATCAAAACAGTAAAAAGAACAAATGGAGCATGGAAGAAGTGGTGGAAAACtgaaaatgacgaagaccataaaagatttaaacaggaaaaatgaagtgcaaagaaatactggaaacagcaaagaaaaagacatgggaagagtttacaaaaaacttGAAGACGATGTGACGAGCAATAAGAAAACGttgtataaaatgatgaaaaataaaaggaaggcttctgaactACCAGTAAAGACGGAAACAGAGGATGGTACTATGATTGAAGATCAAGGAAATATAAAAGAtcactggaaagaacattttaagaaactgttaatcgctgaggagcaggtacacgaggaaacaacaactaatggagaaattgagagaagttgggaagcagaaataGGAAAAATTACACGGCAAGGAATGGAAACAGCtgcgaagaagatgaatggggggaaagccccagggcatgatgaagtatcagtggacatgatgagagcagcaggtccagtgggaatgaagtggctgtatagagtactatcaagcgtgtggagaaatggtacaatacctgacgactggagaacaggagacattgttcccatcttcaagagaggcaataaaagactttgtaaaaactacagaggaataacccttatgagtcatacagccaatatTTTTGAAAGACCTGTTCTTCACTCAGCACCTTTCTGTCTTTTCACTAATTCGATTTAGTAAggtgctgagtgaagaacagcatgggcttaggaaaggaagaagcacgatcgacctgatattttctatctgtcaactgatggaaaaatagTTTGGAGTATAACGAAAGGTGATAATGTTTtttgtagacatagaaaaggcatatgactcagttaacagtgAAAGACTctgagaagaaatgaagaagatagatatggaagatggatacattaatgtaataaagaaaatgtacagaagacacaattgtagaattagaacaccactggggaactctgaatacttcgaaataagacaaggacttaaacaaggaagtattctatctcctgcactttttagtgTTGTGTTTGAGGgtatgaatagggcagttaaagatatagtaaaagaaaaaggcaAAAGATTATTTTTTACGGAtggtatggtaatatggggtgatgaaGAGGTAGATATACAGTTAGaatttgatgcgtggaaggaaataattaaaaggtatggattaaagaTAAATATATAGAAGAGTGAAGTAGTGGTATTTGGAAGAaacaaagggatcaacggaaatagtactttgaatggagaacccctcaacaCAGTTTTACTTGTTTAGGGAGTGAAAttctagtgatggaagaataaccaacgaaattaatacgGTGttgcagaagggaggcaatttctaccaaacaataaaacaccggaTTTGGAACAAGGAAGTTtcacaaaaagcaaaactccttatgcatAAGAGTTATTACTTCCTTAATGTCACCTATCGAGGAGAAACACGGACaacgacagaaagggactggagcagattgCAAGCAGGGAAAATGAAATTTCTcacagcagttaagggaaaaacaggaATGGACAGggtaaggaatgtagatattagaaaggaccttaaataaaaaagtatgagaggagaaattgaaagaaagatgaAGATGGTACGGGCATATTGacaggatgcatgggcagagactccccaaaattatggaagaactaaagatggatggaaaaagacccaGAGGGCACCCAAGAACATGGTAgaaaacgggagtgagaatatctgtggaaaggagaggtgtgacctggcagcaagtggaggaacaaaagtggtgggaggaccgagccacaTGGAGAGGACtagtcagcacccagacccggcagtagctggaacgagaaccggatatagatagatagattagAATGTTTTACAGGTGAACCTTATTTTATTACCGCTGAAACTATTAATATCGAGGGTGGCTTGtggcaaataaaaattacattgcaCTTACAAAACACTTCTCGATTTGATACACTTACTAACCGTAATAACATTTGCCATTTATTAAATACGTATCAAACATGTGGACGTGGCGATAACTGATTGCAACGTACCACACGGATGCAGAGGAAGGCGAGATAAGTAATTTGATACAGGTCACTACTTGTGGTCTATTAAATTGAAATAGCCTGAAACTGGCCTACAAAGGATACTCAATGCGTGCCGCAAGAATTTTTTAATATTATCTCACCTTCTTACATCTCTGGCTTAGTCGGTCTTAACTGTTTAACTCTCACTTGTTTTACTGGCTAAAATAATCCCAGGATATTAAACATACATTGTTTTTTGCCCACAAATTATAAACTGACTCTGTATGTAAATTTTAACTCGAAATGTTGTTAATATTCACAGCCTGAAGTTAACAATTAAAGCGTTTTGCTTTTTTGGCCTTCTTAGCACGATGTGTTTGTAAAGGTTGTATTTAGATTGAACTTAAACATAATTAGATTTTCCATAGCGTTTACAACAGACCCTTTCCTCTAATTACCATCAAGGGAAATTTAAATCATTATTGTTAACGAAATAAAAAACTTTCAAGAATTGGTCTGACTAAGCTGGAGGTGTAACAGGGTGAAATTCCAAAACTGATGGAGCACTCATCCATTGTCGCTAAGGTGACTTCAGAAGCCAGTTTAATGTTTACGAGCATCGAATTTTTCGTCTAGTCTTCCCCTACGACACTGTAGTGCGTtgaaaatagttattgtatccacCCCCTGCAAATTAAAGACAGTAAACGCATGTCTTATTACAGCTGTCTCCATTAAAATTTAAAAGTTTCACACAGGGTATCAGTGCACTATGTGGtacattaatatgtacacacatcagtgtgttgctaTTTTTCTCTAACAGTCTTCCTAGATATACGTTACAAACTTTGTGACCTAATGTTTTTTGCATGTTCGCGCCTGGGGCACGAAGTGAATGATTCCTGTCAGTACAGACATAACATTTCAACACATGACATGGTGTCCAcgagaaaataaacattaatggctcgtTCTTGCcctcatgtacttggaggtactacccaacctaaaataaACGCCTCGTTATGATAATTACTagcctgcaaatgacgtaaatactgctgatgtaatgttgttcagtacaccgtcctcattcaccgacagaaatatctgcacctacACCTTTTACACAATGCATGTTctaatataaaaaattttattaCCTCAGTGAATACTACGGAATTTCCTTGTACAGTAAGACTTGCAATAATCTGGTTATGCGTTTTCTGACCTGGTCAGTCTGGGGGCGATCTGTAGTGTACagcaactgaagaaaacttcacaagccaagaaagctaaaaaaaacattttattggatGATCGGTTTCGAAAGGGCTATTCTGTCATCACTGGATTTCATGCAGTGTGAAGCGACTTGTAACACTGATGGAAAATATTTcgcaaaaattcaaaggcatcataTCCGGTGATGACAGCACAACCCTGTCGAAACTAGCCGTCCAATTAAATGCCTTTTTAGCGATTCTGACTTGTGAAGCTTACTTAGTTACCAATAATTTGGTTCTGAGAGATTTAAAAAGTTCGCTGGGATGGGTCTCGAAACTGGGTCATAAAACAGTGGTTGGACGTTGAATCTTGGCACCTTATACAGTTATAAACAGTGAGGAAGTGTCGTGTTTGTTCTAAGATTATGTTTAAGTGAGTAATACACTCAGATCTGCGCAGAGAGCCAGGTCAACTGTGTGAGCGCTCCTCTTCCTGCCCGCAGCTTCCTGCACGTGCTGCAGGACGTGATGAGCCCCGTCGCGATGGCGCAGTTCGTGTGCAGCGCCACGGCTGCCTGCATCACGCTCTTTCAGGCCACCTTCGTAAGCAGCTGTCGTTTTTTCACAacatatttcccttattttagagaCCATTTTCTGgtaagatacactgatcagccagaactgtATGACCACCTACCCAATAGCTATTATGTCCTTCTTccacacggataacagcggcgacgagtCGTGGCATGGAATCTATGAGGCCTTGGTAGGCCGCTGGAGGGCGTTAGCCGCACATCTGAACACACAAGTCATCTTATTCTCGTTAATTCCGGCGAGGAAGCAATGAGCtccgacgccacgttcaatcacgtctCAAATGTGTTCGTGGCGTTCAGATCTGACGAAtcggggagccagcacatcaactggaactcgccactgttttcCTCGAAATACTACATCACATTCCTCACCTTGTGAAATGgcgcattatattgttgaaaaatgatacTGCCATAGGGAAAACGATCGTTATGAAGTTGTGTACGTGGCCTTAAACTTGTGTAAGATacttcttggccatcatggtgctttGTGCGAAATCCTCTGTACTCATGAATGCCCGCGTCAATGGTCTCCAGAGCAGAATGGAGCCGCTACCAGCTTCTCTCCATCCCGTCGTACAGAAGTCACGGAGCTGTTCCCCTGTAACAAGATGAATTCGcggcctcccatcagcatgatgaagaaggtctcggcttttcgcggatgatgctgtagtatacataaaagttgcagcattagaaaattgtagagaaatgcaggaagagctgcagcggatagccacttgatgcagggagtggcaactgacccttaacacagacaaatgtaatgtattgcgaatacatagaaagaaggatccattattgtatgattatatgatagcggaacaaacactagtagcagttacttctgtaaaatatctgggagtatgcgtgcggaacaatgatcatataaaattaattgtaggtaatgtgggtgccaggttgagattcattaggagagtccttcgaaaatgtagtccaacaacaaaggaggtggcttacaaaacactcgttcgacctatacttgagtattgctcatcagtgtgggatcagtaccaggtcgggttgagagaggacatagagaagatcccaggaagaccggcgcgtttcgtcacagggttatttggtaagcgtgatatcgttacggagatgtttagcaaactcaagtggcagactttgcaagagaggcgctctgcatcgcggtgtagcttgctgcccaggtttcgagagggtgcgtttctggatgaggtatcgaatgtattgcttcccccgacttacacctcccgaggaggtcacgaatgtcaaattagagagattcgagcgcccacggaggctttccggcagtcgttcttcccgcgaaccacacgcgactggaacaggaaatggaggtaatgacagtggcacgtaaagtgccctccgccacacaacgctgggtggcttgcgcagtataaatgtagatgtagatgtagatgtagaccatgcaTCGCTCTACGACTGCACCCACTTCAAATACCGATGGTCACgtggccatttcagtcgtagttgccgatgtcgtagtgttaaGACTGGCACATACATGGGCCGTCGGTTGCGGAGACACATCATTACGAGTGGTCGGTGCACAATGTGTTCACAACACGCCTTTACTCGGCTCAGTATTAAGGTGTGATGTTAAtttcaccacagttcgccgcctgccctgttttatcGGTCTTCCTAGATTACGACGTCGGCATCTGTAATGAGCAGTGGCCACCAAATACtgtgacgtctggacgtggtttctccTTGAtttcgccacgtattgaagacacgCACCACAGCACTCGTTGAATACCCGACAAgtcctgcagtttccgaaatgttcgttccgagcctccggaccatcacaatctgctgCTGGTCAAACTCACAAGGAGACCGtccatactgtaaatcatggattttgatgcgcttGAAATATGCAACAGAggtacttaccctgagtacctggctatacgGTATTTTAGCGACGGGCCTGGTTTTTGAGGAAatagattttgaagttcattgcgtacTTTGTATATCCGTATCATTACATACATTCCCAGAAAATCAGCGGTAAATGTTTACGGCTACTACGCTGGCAGTACCTTGTTCGAGTCctgctcgtgtttttttttttcaaaatctaccgaatttttcaattttatttcaaagagtaTCAACAAATGgtataaggtgtgcgaaattataaaggtggattcagttattaattttttcagatgttcattccgtttgtggttagcagttggagttccaaatgttcgCACAATGATCGCTTCTTGTGttacctgaaatcgatctccgGCCATTATCGCCCCCTCTCCCGTGAATATCGTTAGCCGTAACGGGAACCCCAGCTCCTTGTTGCGGCCAATGAGAATGCGAGTTGCTTTCCTTTACGTTCGCATCTAAGTAAAGCGTCAGTTTCTCGCAAAGCGTCTCTAGTGccgtgtgttagaaaaattctgtgaaattaaagaacCAAGTGTTTTCGCAGAActgcagccagaagaagatccacaagtagagcagttgaacgaagaATCAAAAGGCGAAATCACAAATGTCATTAAATAAGCCGAAAATCTACTCCACGAACAGGATTAGAACACGGTACCTGTAGCGCGGTAACCGTGAACCTTTACACACGCTACGCTGACTTTCCCGGAGTATATCAAATGTTACGGGTATAAACAGGgcacaatgaacttcaaaatcgattttctcaaaaacaaagGCCCGTGGCTAAAAAACTGGATAGCCAGGCACTCAAGGTAAGTACCTCTACTCCATATTTCAAGCTcaccaaaatccgtgatttacagtttgGAGGGTTCCCTTGTCAGATGGATCGCACGCCTTCCCTATTATCCACACGGACAACACGCTCATtgttactacatgcaccgtgcgtgtgtctgattgGAAGTCACTCGTCGCCAAGTGAGGGTGCTGTCGCCTGGACgcgttatatcgatagtaggtcgacgGTCACAATATTCTGGCTGATGACTGTAACTTTTCAATAGACGCAATACGATACTGTAGTTCATATTACATGAGTCAA
This region of Schistocerca gregaria isolate iqSchGreg1 chromosome 7, iqSchGreg1.2, whole genome shotgun sequence genomic DNA includes:
- the LOC126282391 gene encoding odorant receptor Or2-like, whose amino-acid sequence is MPALLMSERKTKPASGVSVGDVLRHNVTLLMVTGAWPPEGGRWWHLLYPAYTATIYFSMLATIAMGFLFAYQSWGDWDSIMLTFVNTFTLIGGAVKLAHFSSHVGAYRRLVAALRDVISVQWAHCERHDALMAIFTGSHRKALWLTWAPMVYLNILGPLWFMMPVVAWASGVPGRQFPFANVRGVVKTYFPLYIIVYFIQCHSVFYWNFLSFGLDIFFVTCMIYIAAQLRIIGERLSTVGRGSKVEESRAVYNEKARLQKFGTKSYNASESGGRSEDMHTELVDCVKAHHHTLSFLHVLQDVMSPVAMAQFVCSATAACITLFQATFNPEGNSIFKCLMYLPMPAFQIYIYCWGGHELIDEGASLSVSAYSCAWIGASRRVTTAVHTLMCRAQMPLILTAGKLYPVNRDTFVSLINGSYSFYALLRQMRGR